ATCCACGAAGTTGTACACGAACATCACCGGCACCTGAATGTAGTCGAGCTGGGTTTCGTAGGTGTTTTGCATGCCCGCCGGCCGGAACGCCGACGACGCCTTGAAGCCCTGGCGGCTGTAAAGCGCCTCTACCTGCATGGAGGCCTGGGGCGAAAAGCCGAACTGGGCGTAGGCCCCGGCGTGGAAGTTCTGGCGGTTGGCCTCGTTGGCGTAGTTCTTCTTGTCGTCGCCGCGGAAGTTGGAGGAGTTCCAGCCGCCTTTAATGCCGAAGCCGTTGTTGCGCGAATCGGGCGTGGTTTGGTAATCCGACGATTTACGGATACCCTCTACGCCGCGCTGGGCCAGGGCATCCCAGCTGCACAACGCGCACAGCGAGAGTAAGAGTGCAAATTTTTTCATGTGATAGAGGATCTGGGGTTGAGCCGCGCCCGGCAGTTGTTTGCGGCAACGCATCGGGCCATAGGCGATTTGCTATACTTTAGGCAGCGCCCACGGGTTGCACGGAAACCCTACCAAACAGAAAATTTTCCTATTGAGCTGCTTGCCCCCGTTGCCCGGCCGTGCGTATGTTTGCGGCTTCCGGCCCAGCCCTTCCGGAGCGTTAGCTCAGTTGGTTCAGAGCACCACCTTGACACGGTGGAGGTCACTGGTTCGAGTCCAGTACGCTTCACACGCACCCCGCCCCAGGCTACGTTGCCAGCCTGG
The sequence above is drawn from the Hymenobacter sp. YIM 151858-1 genome and encodes:
- a CDS encoding porin family protein, coding for MKKFALLLSLCALCSWDALAQRGVEGIRKSSDYQTTPDSRNNGFGIKGGWNSSNFRGDDKKNYANEANRQNFHAGAYAQFGFSPQASMQVEALYSRQGFKASSAFRPAGMQNTYETQLDYIQVPVMFVYNFVDNVSLHVGPQVSLLVNVKEDKNAVNISSRNYNSLDYGGVAGLEARVGPARVGGRYVLSLANIYNDPKMENGLMTPNENLNDIKNSLIQVYVGFGFAQ